One genomic region from Dehalobacter restrictus DSM 9455 encodes:
- a CDS encoding DUF4229 domain-containing protein, translating to MIIGFGFGSPLTALLMLVVTASLSYFFFKAIRRRRNVDWTDDRGSDISELRRRKRAYYYEQRQRARELMDAYDLTDQEIEERINRELDEK from the coding sequence GTGATCATAGGTTTTGGTTTTGGAAGTCCGCTTACGGCGCTTTTGATGCTGGTCGTCACAGCGTCGCTTTCGTATTTTTTCTTTAAAGCGATCAGACGCCGACGGAACGTTGACTGGACCGATGATAGGGGCAGTGATATCTCAGAACTCAGGCGGAGAAAACGCGCCTACTACTATGAACAGAGACAAAGGGCCAGGGAATTGATGGACGCGTATGATCTAACCGATCAGGAGATAGAGGAGAGAATTAACCGGGAATTAGACGAAAAATAA